One genomic region from Rothia dentocariosa ATCC 17931 encodes:
- a CDS encoding bifunctional proline dehydrogenase/L-glutamate gamma-semialdehyde dehydrogenase: protein MTHPFASEHYQKLAQDARALVRQWVTESQSIKPTYAAKQLAGVLKDPKGLPFTVGFVDGVIRPEDDNVSGRNLSRISGLAPSFLPWYMKSAVGFGGKLAGKMSWPTVPVARRVLREMVGHLIVDASEEKLGDAIAELTKSGNRLNVNLLGEAVLGDNEAEHRLSETKRLLARDDVDYVSIKVSAVSGPHQHWAFDEVVEEAVRRLTPLYELAASSSPKKFINLDMEEYKDLDMTIEVFTKILDQPHLKDLEAGIVLQAYLPDTLAAMQRLQAWAAERVANGGSSIKVRLVKGANLSMEIVEGVMHGWPVTTWDTKQAADTNYKRILDYALRPEHAKNIRLGVAGHNLFDVAFALLLAEDRGVKDRVEFEMLIGMAEQQAEIIRRRVGHLLLYVPVVNPKEFDVAIAYLIRRLEENASSENFMSGIFDLATDEEIFKREEDRFMRSLNSVTDEVPEGKRHQNRQTENADNVFVPAGRFENTPDTDPSLSGNREWGRAILERSKTTQIGIATLKENELTSAAEAEQLVADAEASGKVWGRLSGAERAAVLRNVGKEIALHRAELLEVMAAEAGKTLDQGDTEVSEAIDFAYYYAMLAEDLEKIDGAQVQSVDLTVVVPPWNFPTAIPAGGVLAGLAAGSAVIFKPATITARTGALIAEIMWKAGVPKDVLKLVKVVDREAGKVLISHPEVDRLILTGGYETAELFRSWRDDLPLFGETSGKNSIIVTPNADIDLAVKDVVYSAFGHAGQKCSAGSTVILVGAAAQSERFRRQLLDSVNSLHVAHPQDIEAQMGPVAQKPEEKLLRGLTTLGPGERWLIQPKELDDTGRLWSPGVREGVKPGSEYHMTEYFGPILGIMTADTLEEAIELQNAPDYGLTAGLHSLDAEELELWLSKVQAGNVYVNRGITGAIVRRQPFGGWKKSTVGSGTKAGGPSYLIALSDWERTEATATAVPQSVAVREVLATADNADLCTAEDFAFLTRSASSDAEAWESEFGYGYDPSKLGVERNILRYVPTQVLVRADESASVADAVRVVLAGLAAGAPMALSVGKDLPVAVRGILENKGIKYLVESDEAWRTYLASNAKTPVRALAGTPLEGTRIRYIGDDVKSVYTALGGRPDVAVYFHPVTEAGRIEMLPFLREQAVSITAHRFGNPNPFSESVISSR, encoded by the coding sequence ATGACGCATCCTTTCGCATCTGAGCATTACCAGAAATTGGCTCAGGACGCTCGTGCACTCGTTCGTCAATGGGTGACTGAGTCTCAGTCCATTAAGCCAACTTATGCTGCCAAGCAACTGGCTGGTGTTTTGAAAGACCCAAAGGGTCTGCCCTTTACCGTTGGATTTGTCGATGGCGTCATTCGCCCTGAGGACGACAACGTTTCGGGTCGTAACCTATCTCGTATTTCTGGTCTAGCTCCTTCCTTCTTGCCGTGGTACATGAAGTCCGCCGTTGGCTTCGGCGGCAAGCTGGCCGGTAAGATGTCGTGGCCTACCGTTCCTGTGGCGCGTCGCGTATTGCGCGAAATGGTAGGTCACCTGATCGTCGATGCTTCCGAAGAGAAACTGGGAGATGCCATCGCAGAACTTACCAAGAGTGGTAACCGTTTGAACGTTAACCTGCTGGGTGAGGCAGTGCTGGGTGATAATGAAGCCGAGCATCGCCTCTCTGAGACTAAGCGTCTGCTCGCTCGTGACGACGTTGATTATGTTTCTATTAAGGTATCTGCTGTCTCTGGTCCTCATCAGCACTGGGCATTTGACGAAGTTGTCGAAGAAGCAGTTCGACGTTTGACTCCGCTGTATGAGCTGGCCGCATCCTCTTCCCCCAAGAAGTTCATTAACCTGGACATGGAAGAGTACAAAGACCTCGATATGACCATTGAGGTCTTTACCAAGATCCTGGATCAGCCTCATCTGAAGGATCTTGAAGCAGGCATCGTGCTTCAGGCATACCTGCCCGATACTCTCGCCGCAATGCAGCGGTTGCAGGCGTGGGCAGCGGAGCGCGTTGCTAACGGCGGTTCTTCCATCAAGGTTCGTCTGGTTAAAGGCGCCAACCTCTCCATGGAAATCGTGGAAGGTGTTATGCATGGTTGGCCTGTTACCACCTGGGACACCAAGCAAGCTGCAGACACCAACTACAAGCGCATCCTCGATTACGCACTGCGTCCCGAGCATGCGAAGAACATCCGCCTAGGCGTTGCCGGGCACAACCTCTTTGACGTTGCGTTTGCGTTACTTTTGGCTGAAGACCGCGGCGTTAAGGATCGCGTGGAGTTCGAGATGCTGATCGGCATGGCCGAGCAGCAGGCAGAAATCATTCGCCGTCGTGTGGGACACCTGCTTCTGTATGTGCCCGTGGTGAACCCCAAGGAATTCGACGTTGCTATTGCATACCTGATTCGTCGCCTAGAAGAGAACGCATCTTCCGAAAACTTCATGTCGGGTATTTTCGATCTCGCAACTGACGAAGAAATCTTCAAGCGCGAAGAAGACCGCTTTATGCGCTCACTGAACTCGGTCACTGATGAGGTTCCGGAAGGCAAACGCCATCAAAACCGTCAGACTGAGAATGCAGATAACGTCTTCGTACCCGCAGGTCGTTTTGAGAACACACCCGATACCGACCCATCGCTGTCTGGTAACCGTGAGTGGGGCCGAGCTATCCTTGAGCGTTCCAAGACCACTCAAATCGGTATTGCTACTTTGAAGGAAAACGAGCTAACTTCTGCCGCTGAGGCTGAACAGCTTGTTGCTGATGCTGAAGCATCGGGTAAGGTTTGGGGTCGTCTCTCCGGCGCTGAGCGTGCTGCTGTACTGCGTAACGTTGGTAAGGAAATCGCCCTGCACCGTGCCGAGCTTCTGGAAGTTATGGCTGCTGAGGCCGGCAAGACTCTGGATCAGGGTGATACCGAGGTTTCTGAAGCTATCGACTTTGCCTATTACTACGCAATGCTTGCTGAGGACTTGGAAAAGATTGACGGTGCTCAGGTACAGTCGGTTGATTTGACCGTGGTTGTTCCGCCGTGGAACTTCCCGACGGCTATTCCCGCCGGTGGTGTTCTTGCCGGTCTGGCTGCAGGTTCGGCTGTTATCTTCAAGCCTGCAACTATTACCGCACGTACTGGTGCTCTGATTGCTGAGATCATGTGGAAAGCAGGCGTTCCCAAGGACGTTCTGAAGCTCGTCAAGGTTGTTGACCGTGAGGCTGGCAAGGTTTTGATCTCTCACCCCGAGGTTGATCGTCTGATCCTCACCGGTGGTTACGAGACGGCAGAGCTCTTCCGCTCCTGGCGCGATGATCTTCCGCTGTTTGGCGAGACCTCTGGTAAGAACTCTATCATCGTGACCCCCAACGCTGACATCGATCTTGCTGTCAAGGACGTTGTATACTCGGCATTTGGACACGCAGGTCAGAAGTGCTCCGCAGGCTCTACCGTCATCTTGGTAGGCGCTGCCGCACAGTCCGAGCGTTTCCGTCGTCAGCTTCTTGACTCCGTCAACTCTCTGCACGTGGCACATCCGCAGGATATTGAAGCTCAGATGGGGCCTGTTGCACAGAAGCCTGAAGAGAAGCTTCTGCGTGGTTTGACTACTCTAGGGCCGGGGGAGCGCTGGCTCATTCAGCCTAAGGAACTTGACGATACCGGTCGCCTATGGAGTCCCGGTGTTCGTGAAGGCGTTAAGCCTGGATCTGAGTACCATATGACCGAGTATTTTGGTCCGATCCTGGGCATCATGACCGCGGATACTTTGGAAGAAGCTATTGAGCTTCAGAACGCACCGGATTACGGCCTCACCGCTGGTCTGCATTCGCTGGATGCTGAAGAGCTTGAGCTCTGGCTCTCCAAGGTGCAGGCAGGTAACGTCTATGTGAACCGTGGTATTACCGGCGCTATCGTTCGCCGTCAGCCCTTCGGTGGCTGGAAGAAGTCCACTGTTGGTTCTGGTACCAAGGCAGGCGGTCCCAGCTACCTTATTGCATTGTCCGATTGGGAGCGCACCGAGGCTACCGCAACCGCTGTTCCTCAGTCAGTTGCTGTACGTGAAGTTCTGGCAACAGCAGATAACGCCGATTTGTGCACCGCAGAAGATTTCGCCTTCCTGACCCGTTCGGCATCCTCGGATGCTGAGGCTTGGGAGAGCGAGTTTGGTTACGGCTACGATCCCTCAAAGCTTGGAGTTGAGCGTAACATTCTGCGTTACGTTCCCACTCAGGTGCTGGTACGTGCTGACGAATCCGCCTCTGTGGCAGATGCTGTTCGTGTGGTTCTTGCTGGCTTGGCTGCGGGTGCGCCGATGGCTCTGTCTGTGGGCAAGGATCTGCCAGTCGCTGTACGCGGTATTCTTGAAAACAAAGGCATCAAGTACCTGGTCGAGTCCGATGAAGCATGGCGCACATACTTGGCTTCTAACGCTAAGACTCCGGTTCGCGCTCTGGCTGGTACTCCGCTTGAAGGTACTCGTATCCGTTACATCGGTGATGACGTCAAGTCCGTGTACACGGCCCTGGGTGGTCGTCCCGATGTTGCTGTGTACTTCCACCCCGTGACCGAGGCTGGTCGTATCGAGATGCTCCCCTTCCTGCGTGAACAGGCCGTTTCGATTACCGCACACCGCTTCGGTAACCCGAACCCCTTCTCAGAGAGTGTTATCTCCTCTCGATAA
- the gcvH gene encoding glycine cleavage system protein GcvH encodes MSNVPAELLYTSDHEWVSPLSAEGTVRVGITDHAQDALGDVVYVDLPSVGDSLDAEGSFGEIESTKSVSDLLSPVAGEVVAVNEALADDPAQVNSDPYGEGWLIELRPENADDVAKLLSAEAYQAELD; translated from the coding sequence ATGAGCAACGTTCCCGCAGAACTTCTGTACACATCTGATCATGAGTGGGTTTCCCCCCTTTCGGCTGAAGGTACTGTTCGCGTCGGTATTACCGATCACGCGCAGGATGCGCTGGGTGACGTGGTTTATGTAGACCTGCCCTCTGTCGGTGACTCCCTCGATGCTGAGGGTAGCTTTGGCGAGATTGAGTCCACGAAGTCCGTATCCGATCTTCTGTCACCAGTTGCTGGTGAGGTTGTCGCCGTCAATGAGGCGCTGGCTGATGACCCCGCACAGGTGAACTCCGATCCTTACGGCGAGGGCTGGCTTATCGAACTTCGTCCTGAAAATGCTGATGATGTGGCAAAGCTTCTTTCAGCGGAGGCCTATCAGGCTGAGTTGGACTAA
- a CDS encoding MerR family transcriptional regulator codes for MNSRIDDNLARAEALVESAERGKDSRDPRDIKSRTIGQVLSQLDLDFPGISASKIRFLEERGLVHPKRTDTGYRKYSQTDIERLRYILTMQRDYYMPLKVIRQHLDDLEAGRAINSVPAPVSDEMLDQVLGSTNVAEGRTYSIRELAEYSGASVELIRELIDFGLLDDEADAKYTEYDVLIARASAELMGHGIQPRHLRAFKSAADREISLVEIAVAPLASRRDAASQTQAQERADKIRKLCLQLHATLVESAMPTYN; via the coding sequence ATGAACTCCCGCATTGATGACAATCTCGCTCGGGCAGAGGCTCTAGTAGAGAGCGCTGAACGTGGCAAAGATAGTCGTGACCCCCGAGATATCAAGAGCCGCACTATAGGACAGGTTTTAAGTCAACTGGATCTTGATTTTCCGGGGATCAGCGCCTCTAAGATTCGTTTTTTGGAGGAGCGTGGTTTGGTCCACCCCAAACGTACCGATACTGGGTATCGAAAGTACTCCCAAACCGACATCGAGCGCCTGCGGTATATCTTGACGATGCAACGCGACTACTACATGCCGCTCAAGGTTATTCGTCAGCATCTTGACGATCTTGAGGCTGGTCGCGCCATTAACTCTGTACCTGCACCCGTTTCGGACGAGATGTTGGACCAGGTTTTGGGATCCACCAACGTTGCGGAAGGGCGTACATACAGTATCCGTGAGCTTGCAGAGTACTCGGGTGCTTCTGTTGAGCTTATTCGTGAGCTTATTGACTTCGGACTTCTGGATGACGAAGCAGACGCAAAATACACTGAATATGATGTGCTGATCGCCCGTGCTAGCGCCGAGCTTATGGGGCATGGTATTCAGCCCCGTCATCTGAGAGCTTTCAAATCTGCAGCAGACCGTGAAATCTCTCTTGTTGAGATCGCGGTGGCTCCTTTAGCTTCGCGCCGTGATGCAGCTTCTCAGACACAGGCCCAAGAGCGAGCCGATAAGATTCGCAAACTTTGTCTGCAGTTGCATGCAACCCTTGTAGAGTCTGCAATGCCGACGTATAACTAG
- a CDS encoding MerR family transcriptional regulator has protein sequence MHGTAEQLEGFEVLLPMAPPPRGEQGVLFKDPVSIVDENLGYRGSVARKAAGISYRQLDYWARTELVVPTVRSASGSGTQRLYSFRDVLVLKIVKRLLDTGVSLQQIRTSIDHLHTRGIEDLAGITLMSDGTTVYECTSPSEVIDLVQAGQGVFGIAIGRVWREIEANLNGQPGEEMQTVSDAEDELAARRARKA, from the coding sequence ATGCATGGTACAGCCGAGCAACTAGAAGGGTTTGAAGTTCTTCTTCCGATGGCACCGCCTCCGCGTGGTGAACAGGGGGTTCTTTTTAAAGATCCTGTATCAATCGTCGACGAGAACCTAGGGTATCGCGGGTCTGTTGCCAGGAAAGCCGCCGGGATTAGCTATCGGCAGCTTGACTACTGGGCTCGTACGGAGCTTGTGGTGCCTACTGTGCGCTCCGCCTCAGGGTCTGGGACTCAACGGCTCTATAGTTTCCGCGATGTATTGGTTCTCAAGATCGTTAAGCGCCTTCTCGATACCGGAGTATCTTTACAACAGATTCGTACCTCTATTGACCATCTTCATACTCGGGGGATCGAGGACCTTGCAGGAATCACTCTGATGAGCGATGGAACCACCGTTTATGAGTGTACGTCGCCGAGCGAAGTTATTGATCTCGTACAGGCTGGTCAAGGTGTCTTCGGAATTGCTATTGGGCGAGTATGGCGTGAGATCGAAGCGAATCTGAATGGACAACCTGGTGAAGAGATGCAGACGGTATCGGACGCGGAAGACGAACTTGCCGCACGCCGCGCCCGTAAAGCCTGA
- a CDS encoding ParA family protein: protein MGKTSIVLGLASAALHGGLKTLVIDLDPHGDASTGLAAEGGCPDIASILLTHDTDALTRLVSPSAWNSLVGTPTLLTSNPIEGGEIHVARGSARSALLDTKEPAPFIERLQNLIENTGSTYDLVLIDCPPFLGTLTATGWGASQRVLSIAEPSLFSVAGTERTLRAIVRFQKDENSSVEAAAVVVNKLRADDPEHSYRYEELKALFGQLVAEPTFNEEAVIQRALGAAHPIHFWPDEEAVEPSIRFTRLLAGLMAAL, encoded by the coding sequence GTGGGTAAGACCTCCATTGTGTTAGGTCTTGCATCAGCAGCGTTGCACGGTGGGCTCAAAACCCTTGTCATAGATCTCGATCCCCACGGGGACGCTAGTACCGGACTTGCCGCGGAAGGCGGGTGCCCGGACATTGCCTCTATCCTGCTTACCCATGACACCGATGCGCTCACCCGCCTTGTGAGCCCGTCAGCTTGGAATAGCCTGGTGGGTACACCTACGCTACTCACGAGCAATCCTATAGAGGGCGGCGAAATTCATGTAGCTCGTGGTTCGGCGCGTTCGGCCCTTCTCGATACGAAAGAGCCTGCGCCCTTCATTGAACGGTTGCAGAACCTTATTGAAAATACTGGGAGCACATACGACTTAGTCCTCATCGACTGCCCACCGTTTTTAGGGACCCTTACAGCAACTGGATGGGGTGCAAGTCAGCGAGTGCTTTCGATTGCGGAGCCTTCACTTTTCTCCGTGGCGGGTACTGAGCGTACCCTCCGTGCGATTGTTAGGTTCCAGAAGGACGAGAATAGTTCTGTTGAGGCTGCTGCCGTTGTCGTGAATAAATTACGTGCCGACGATCCCGAGCACAGCTATCGGTATGAAGAATTGAAGGCACTCTTCGGGCAGCTTGTTGCTGAGCCTACGTTCAACGAGGAAGCTGTTATTCAGCGTGCTCTTGGGGCAGCACATCCGATTCACTTCTGGCCCGACGAAGAAGCTGTGGAGCCCTCCATACGATTTACACGTCTGCTTGCCGGACTCATGGCAGCACTGTAG
- a CDS encoding mycothione reductase: MSIKELEIIDGVAQYDLIVIGSGSGNTLIGPEWDNKKVALIDGGTFGGTCLNVGCIPTKMFVYPATTAQKARELNKLGIEAEITAINWAQIRDRIFPQRIDKISAGGRDWRAGLPNVDYYPEYAHFIDAHTVQTESGQKLYGRQVVIAAGSRAVLPAVPGIDLPQVHTNDTIMRLEEFPQRLVVLGGGVVAAEFSHVFSALGAQVYQVVRSNRILREVDKEVVDRFVEAASHQWNILLERSLVEIRENGDGTVTVVVEHDGEVEEIVADAVLAATGRRSNSDTLKASSFFDVDSRGFIGTDKYQRVLYNGSPVPGVFALGDVSSPFQLKHVANHEARTVQHNLSHPDSFVASDHRFVPAAVFSNPQIATVGLSEENARKLGEREGFEVTVKSQNYGDTAYGWAMEDSVGLAKLIARKDTGQLLGAHLVGEEASVLIQPLIQAMSFGLGVKDMARGQYWIHPALTEVIENALLGLDVDN; this comes from the coding sequence ATGAGTATCAAAGAGCTCGAAATTATTGATGGCGTAGCACAGTACGACCTTATCGTCATCGGCTCGGGATCGGGGAACACCCTGATAGGACCGGAATGGGATAACAAAAAAGTAGCGCTTATAGACGGCGGTACTTTCGGCGGAACATGCCTGAACGTTGGGTGCATCCCCACGAAAATGTTTGTGTACCCGGCAACTACTGCGCAGAAAGCACGTGAGCTCAATAAGTTAGGTATTGAGGCTGAAATTACTGCGATTAACTGGGCACAAATACGCGATCGTATTTTCCCTCAGCGCATCGATAAGATTTCTGCTGGTGGGCGTGACTGGCGCGCTGGTCTACCTAACGTGGATTACTATCCCGAATACGCTCATTTTATTGATGCTCATACAGTGCAGACAGAGTCCGGGCAGAAACTTTATGGTCGCCAGGTTGTAATTGCTGCGGGTTCGCGGGCGGTTCTTCCTGCGGTTCCCGGTATTGACTTACCACAGGTTCATACAAACGACACGATTATGCGTTTGGAAGAGTTCCCTCAACGTCTTGTGGTGCTTGGCGGCGGGGTTGTCGCTGCTGAGTTTTCACATGTATTCTCTGCTTTGGGGGCACAGGTTTATCAAGTTGTTCGTTCTAACCGTATTCTCCGTGAGGTAGATAAAGAAGTTGTAGACCGGTTCGTGGAAGCCGCATCTCACCAGTGGAACATTCTCCTGGAACGCTCTCTTGTTGAGATTCGCGAGAACGGCGATGGAACCGTTACCGTCGTAGTTGAACACGATGGCGAGGTAGAGGAGATTGTTGCGGATGCCGTACTTGCCGCAACTGGTCGTCGTTCCAATAGCGATACTCTTAAAGCATCCAGTTTCTTTGACGTCGATAGCCGCGGGTTTATTGGAACCGATAAATACCAGCGTGTGCTGTATAACGGTTCTCCCGTACCTGGAGTATTCGCGCTAGGTGATGTCTCCTCGCCATTCCAACTCAAGCATGTGGCAAACCATGAGGCACGGACCGTTCAACATAACCTTAGCCATCCCGATAGCTTTGTTGCCAGCGATCATCGTTTTGTCCCTGCTGCGGTTTTCAGTAATCCGCAGATAGCAACTGTGGGGCTCTCGGAAGAGAACGCCCGGAAGCTGGGGGAGCGTGAGGGCTTCGAAGTTACGGTGAAGAGCCAGAACTACGGCGATACCGCTTATGGATGGGCTATGGAAGATTCCGTGGGACTGGCGAAACTTATTGCCCGCAAAGACACGGGACAGCTCTTAGGCGCCCACCTTGTAGGGGAAGAAGCTTCAGTGTTGATCCAGCCGCTTATTCAAGCCATGAGCTTCGGATTGGGTGTGAAAGACATGGCCCGTGGTCAGTATTGGATTCACCCTGCTTTGACTGAAGTTATAGAAAATGCTCTTCTTGGGCTAGATGTAGATAACTAG
- a CDS encoding AMP-dependent synthetase/ligase, translating into MQIVSVPAEAMVDPALNLTSIVERHASDTSNPVLYRWQMSPGNWQDIHAHQFHDMVVSVAKGLIAHGVKPGDRIGIMSRTRFEWALIDFAIWYAGAISVPIYETNAPAQVAWALSHSEAQAIFVENDKLAQITDRAHKFQPLSIKNRWVIENGDLDMLIRAGLDVSDAELEAARTHAHADSLATIVYTSGTTGKPKGCALTHGNFLNLSLNTRIVEPEIANPRSSSLIFLPLAHVLARFIQILALDSGVVVGHSPTIKNLAADLDSFKPTMLLVVPRVFEKIYEGALAKAARGGTLNKNLFKRSVNAAIAWSEAKVSGRLPLKLAAQYALYDKLVYAKLRAAMGGKLRYAVCGGGPLSPRLNHFYHAVGVRVVEGYGLTETCAPIAAGRISNFQIGAIGPLLPGSQGRLAEDGELELRGIGVMKEYYKNPAENAQSFTDDGWFKSGDLARFDDQGLLKIVGRKKEIIVTAGGKNVIPGTAENHLRTSPLVSQAMLVGDQKPFIAALVTLDPDTLPDQLEHLGLPRSLSMPEAAVHPAVRAAIQRIIDEANQLVSRAEAIREFRIMGKDLTEADGYLTPSQKLKRAKILQDFSAYVDDIYSRVSESANNKLERLQSYAEQASDRLQEFKTEKTEKLHDLKVEATERLEEFKGQAAEKLSQHQPVRATPSDEERTYPDGKEHMRGDLENNKKLHESLRKNRSS; encoded by the coding sequence ATGCAAATTGTCTCCGTACCCGCAGAAGCTATGGTAGATCCAGCGTTGAATCTCACCAGTATTGTGGAACGCCATGCCTCCGACACCTCAAATCCAGTGCTGTATCGGTGGCAGATGTCGCCTGGCAATTGGCAGGACATTCACGCACATCAGTTTCATGACATGGTGGTTTCCGTAGCTAAGGGACTCATTGCCCATGGCGTTAAACCTGGTGATCGCATAGGTATTATGAGCCGCACCCGCTTTGAGTGGGCTTTAATAGATTTTGCTATCTGGTATGCCGGAGCCATATCGGTACCTATCTACGAGACGAACGCACCCGCACAAGTTGCCTGGGCCTTATCGCATTCTGAGGCACAAGCGATTTTTGTGGAGAACGATAAACTGGCCCAGATTACTGATAGAGCGCATAAATTTCAGCCTCTCAGTATTAAGAACCGTTGGGTCATTGAAAATGGGGATTTGGATATGCTCATCAGAGCAGGTTTAGACGTCTCCGATGCCGAACTTGAAGCGGCCCGCACGCATGCTCATGCCGATTCGCTTGCAACCATCGTCTACACGTCCGGTACAACAGGTAAACCTAAGGGATGCGCACTCACGCACGGAAACTTTCTTAACTTGAGTCTTAACACGCGCATAGTGGAACCGGAAATCGCTAATCCGCGCAGTTCTTCCCTTATCTTCTTACCTTTAGCGCATGTTCTGGCAAGGTTTATTCAGATTCTTGCTTTGGATTCCGGAGTTGTTGTTGGACACTCCCCTACCATTAAGAATCTTGCTGCTGATCTGGATAGTTTTAAGCCCACTATGCTGCTGGTAGTACCGCGGGTCTTTGAGAAGATTTATGAGGGAGCATTAGCAAAGGCGGCGCGAGGCGGTACCTTAAACAAAAATCTTTTTAAGCGATCAGTTAACGCCGCTATCGCTTGGTCTGAGGCTAAAGTTTCTGGGAGGCTTCCTCTCAAGTTAGCGGCGCAATATGCACTCTACGATAAGCTAGTTTATGCGAAATTGCGTGCCGCTATGGGCGGCAAATTACGTTACGCGGTTTGTGGAGGCGGGCCTCTCTCCCCACGGTTGAATCATTTCTACCATGCAGTAGGAGTCCGAGTGGTTGAGGGTTATGGTCTCACGGAAACATGTGCGCCGATTGCTGCCGGGCGCATCAGCAATTTTCAGATCGGGGCTATTGGTCCGCTTCTGCCAGGTTCTCAAGGCCGTCTTGCCGAAGATGGCGAGCTTGAACTGCGTGGAATCGGCGTGATGAAGGAATACTACAAAAACCCCGCTGAAAATGCCCAGTCTTTCACTGACGATGGATGGTTCAAGAGCGGTGATCTAGCCCGTTTCGATGATCAAGGGCTCCTCAAAATTGTGGGGCGCAAAAAAGAAATCATCGTGACGGCCGGGGGCAAGAATGTTATTCCGGGCACTGCGGAGAACCATCTACGAACTTCTCCCTTGGTATCTCAGGCTATGCTCGTGGGAGATCAGAAACCCTTTATTGCGGCTTTAGTTACTCTCGATCCCGATACTCTCCCCGATCAGCTTGAACATTTGGGGCTTCCGCGTTCCCTTTCCATGCCGGAGGCCGCCGTGCATCCTGCCGTGCGTGCCGCGATCCAGCGCATTATTGACGAGGCTAATCAACTGGTATCTCGCGCAGAAGCTATCCGCGAATTCCGCATTATGGGTAAGGATTTGACGGAGGCGGACGGCTATTTAACACCTTCTCAAAAGCTCAAACGGGCTAAGATTCTGCAGGATTTTTCTGCTTATGTGGATGACATCTATAGCCGTGTTTCGGAAAGCGCTAATAATAAACTCGAACGTCTGCAAAGCTACGCCGAGCAAGCTTCTGATAGGCTCCAAGAGTTCAAAACAGAGAAGACAGAAAAACTTCATGATCTAAAGGTCGAAGCGACTGAACGCCTTGAAGAGTTTAAAGGACAAGCGGCGGAAAAGTTATCTCAGCATCAGCCAGTCCGAGCCACACCTTCAGATGAAGAACGTACATACCCTGATGGTAAAGAGCACATGCGCGGAGATTTAGAAAACAACAAAAAGCTTCATGAATCTCTTCGGAAGAATCGTAGCTCTTGA